A genomic region of Glycine max cultivar Williams 82 chromosome 15, Glycine_max_v4.0, whole genome shotgun sequence contains the following coding sequences:
- the LOC100792411 gene encoding uncharacterized protein At5g39865, with product MAELGNNNNGANTTSSRFSFFNRSLTTLRNEPPPQKPPQLDRSLTKLVESGRGGSVVKRLCSFFESAKPSSPEKQQNPKLKPSKFIENSNSDSASKSLDSPAIRLPGTEDRIVLYFTSLRGIRRTYEDCYAVRMIFRGFRVWVDERDISMDANYRKELMSALFGENNNNNNKKGHVALPQVFIRGRHVGGADVIKHMWEVGELEKVLEGLPRTKGGFVCESCGDVRFVPCGNCSGSRKVFDEDEEVLKRCLECNENGLIRCPNCCSS from the coding sequence ATGGCTGAACTCGGAAACAACAACAACGGCGCCAACACGACGTCGTCTAGGTTCTCCTTCTTCAACCGCTCCCTCACCACGCTCCGCAACGAACCACCGCCGCAGAAGCCGCCGCAGCTGGACCGTTCGCTCACGAAGCTCGTCGAATCCGGGCGCGGCGGCAGCGTCGTCAAGCGCCTCTGCAGCTTCTTCGAATCCGCAAAACCTTCCTCTCcggaaaaacaacaaaatccaAAGCTCAAACCCTCGAAATTCATCGAAAACTCAAACTCCGATTCCGCGTCGAAATCGCTCGATTCGCCGGCGATCCGATTACCGGGAACCGAGGATCGGATCGTGTTGTACTTCACTAGCTTGCGTGGAATTCGAAGAACCTACGAAGATTGCTACGCGGTGCGGATGATATTTCGGGGATTTAGGGTTTGGGTTGACGAGCGCGACATTTCGATGGACGCGAATTACCGTAAGGAGTTGATGAGCGCGTTGTTTGGAGAgaataacaataacaacaacaagaagGGACACGTGGCGCTTCCGCAGGTTTTTATAAGGGGGCGGCACGTGGGGGGTGCTGACGTCATCAAGCACATGTGGGAGGTGGGGGAGCTGGAGAAGGTTCTGGAAGGGTTGCCACGGACCAAAGGAGGGTTTGTTTGTGAGAGTTGTGGGGATGTGAGGTTTGTGCCGTGTGGGAACTGCAGTGGGAGTAGGAAGGTGTTTGATGAGGATGAAGAGGTGTTGAAGAGGTGTTTGGAGTGCAATGAGAATGGCTTGATTCGGTGTCCTAATTGTTGCTCTTCTTGA